One genomic window of Sarcophilus harrisii chromosome X, mSarHar1.11, whole genome shotgun sequence includes the following:
- the LOC100921474 gene encoding cylicin-2-like isoform X1: MGDPIPMDEVGDGEEEETLEEGYGWTCFCNSCPPPRRWCTFTEENEDDSSNLEVQEEGPVDIESSSDYEFLARESPTEESEVQASGIVYRNKRALSSSSSELEEGPSVKLVKVKADDLASMKEELASIKNNVDVLLSSVEKMEGEKPPPKKRGRPPKKQDGKTTKKTAATKKKARKGKAQKAKKEPATKKGRRGSAAKAGKGKSSQPKQTKGKAMKKGSAKPQEEDDKKKGKKRGRPPGKKATTTKKGVARRVGRPRKSSSDKAA; encoded by the exons ATGGGGGATCCAATCCCCATGGATGAAGTGGGGGATGGTGAGGAAGAAGAAACACTTGAGGAAGGCTACGGGTGGACCTGCTTCTGTAACTCCTGCCCCCCACCAAGAAGATGGTGCACTTTCACTGAGGAGAACGAAGACGACTCTTCCAACCTAGAAGTCCAAGAAGAGGGGCCTGTTGATATCGAGTCATCTTCCGACTATGAATTTCTAGCCAGGGAGTCACCAACTGAGGAATCAGAAGTTCAAG ctTCTGGGATAGTTTATCGAAACAAAAGAGCTTTATCATCATCTAGCAGTGAGCTGGAGGAGGGTCCTTCTGTCAAGTTAGTCAAGGTGAAGGCAGATGACCTGGCCAGCATGAAGGAGGAATTGGCCAGCATTAAGAACAACGTGGATGTCCTGCTGTCTTCTGTTGAGAAAATGGAGGGTGAGAAACCGCCACCCAAGAAAAGGGGAAGACCTCCAAAGAAGCAAGATGGCAAAACTACCAAGAAAACTGCAGCTACCAAGAAGAAAGCCAGAAAAG GCAAGGCTCAGAAGGCCAAGAAGGAACCAGCTACCAAGAAGGGGCGCCGGGGATCCGCCGCCAAAGCTGGCAAAGGGAAGAGCTCTCAGCCAAAGCAGACCAAAGGGAAGGCCATGAAGAAGGGCAGCGCCAAACCTCAGGAAGAGGATGACAAGAAGAAGGGCAAGAAGAGAGGCCGTCCTCCTGGCAAGAAAGCCACAACCACCAAGAAGGGAGTGGCTAGGCGGGTTGGCAGACCCCGCAAAAGCAGCTCTGACAAGGCTGCTTAG
- the LOC100921474 gene encoding cylicin-2-like isoform X2, with protein sequence MVRSLAGSNASGIVYRNKRALSSSSSELEEGPSVKLVKVKADDLASMKEELASIKNNVDVLLSSVEKMEGEKPPPKKRGRPPKKQDGKTTKKTAATKKKARKGKAQKAKKEPATKKGRRGSAAKAGKGKSSQPKQTKGKAMKKGSAKPQEEDDKKKGKKRGRPPGKKATTTKKGVARRVGRPRKSSSDKAA encoded by the exons ATGGTCAGAAGTTTGGCAGGGAGTAACG ctTCTGGGATAGTTTATCGAAACAAAAGAGCTTTATCATCATCTAGCAGTGAGCTGGAGGAGGGTCCTTCTGTCAAGTTAGTCAAGGTGAAGGCAGATGACCTGGCCAGCATGAAGGAGGAATTGGCCAGCATTAAGAACAACGTGGATGTCCTGCTGTCTTCTGTTGAGAAAATGGAGGGTGAGAAACCGCCACCCAAGAAAAGGGGAAGACCTCCAAAGAAGCAAGATGGCAAAACTACCAAGAAAACTGCAGCTACCAAGAAGAAAGCCAGAAAAG GCAAGGCTCAGAAGGCCAAGAAGGAACCAGCTACCAAGAAGGGGCGCCGGGGATCCGCCGCCAAAGCTGGCAAAGGGAAGAGCTCTCAGCCAAAGCAGACCAAAGGGAAGGCCATGAAGAAGGGCAGCGCCAAACCTCAGGAAGAGGATGACAAGAAGAAGGGCAAGAAGAGAGGCCGTCCTCCTGGCAAGAAAGCCACAACCACCAAGAAGGGAGTGGCTAGGCGGGTTGGCAGACCCCGCAAAAGCAGCTCTGACAAGGCTGCTTAG